From one Catenuloplanes nepalensis genomic stretch:
- a CDS encoding ISAs1 family transposase — protein sequence MLAAVPDPRDPRGIRYPLTSLLAVAVCAVLAGASSLAAITDWLHDLDETGQGRLGFTGGIPAGATAWRLLTRLGDDLLSIILARWLHARTPLPAARPARYRTVISVDGKTLRGAHHHGRQVHLLSALDTSTGIVLAQITVEAKSNEIPAFTPLLDAVERVLGTPAGVLFTADAMHTQTGHADEVHRRGAHLQAYGACGVPGDQGRVAAFARVVDRAVAARALLVDAPARPTMASFAEARRCQRVAPIRRS from the coding sequence GTGCTCGCTGCGGTTCCCGATCCGCGTGATCCACGCGGGATCCGTTACCCGCTGACATCTCTGCTCGCAGTGGCGGTCTGTGCCGTTCTCGCCGGGGCGTCATCCTTAGCGGCGATCACCGACTGGCTCCACGACCTCGACGAAACCGGACAGGGCCGACTCGGGTTCACCGGTGGGATCCCGGCTGGCGCGACCGCCTGGCGGCTACTCACCCGCCTCGGCGACGACCTGCTCAGCATCATTCTCGCCAGGTGGCTCCACGCCCGCACCCCACTACCAGCCGCCCGTCCGGCCAGATATCGAACAGTGATCTCCGTCGACGGGAAGACACTCCGTGGCGCCCACCACCACGGACGCCAGGTTCATCTGCTGTCCGCCCTGGATACCAGCACCGGAATCGTCCTCGCCCAGATCACCGTCGAGGCGAAAAGCAACGAAATCCCGGCCTTCACCCCGCTCCTCGACGCCGTCGAGCGCGTCCTCGGGACTCCGGCAGGGGTGCTGTTCACCGCCGACGCCATGCACACCCAGACCGGTCACGCCGACGAGGTCCACCGCCGCGGAGCCCACCTGCAGGCGTATGGAGCGTGTGGAGTGCCAGGTGATCAGGGAAGAGTCGCCGCTTTCGCCAGAGTTGTTGATCGCGCAGTAGCCGCCCGAGCCCTGCTGGTCGATGCTCCCGCTCGGCCGACGATGGCGTCCTTCGCGGAAGCCCGCCGTTGTCAGCGCGTTGCTCCCATTCGTCGGTCATGA
- a CDS encoding DUF6879 family protein has protein sequence MPDLLGDAPGERLELDAYYADFDEKLWSTSAPGFWKLERQQFFKEPGNASWEAFAKGDWQGSMRLIEAGRSDMIDYYRKIEDHGFVNRRVRVVEQPIIPYLQWELHILRMRDQYGGKVRVVTGEQVAGFESDAPLPEIYTHGTSTMYQAVYGDDGVLDHVRRFVDHALVTRCQRFIQDLYEVGQPLEQFFAEHVAPLPPPRQP, from the coding sequence ATGCCTGACCTTCTCGGCGATGCGCCGGGCGAGCGCCTGGAACTCGACGCCTACTACGCCGACTTTGACGAGAAGCTTTGGTCGACCTCCGCGCCCGGGTTTTGGAAGCTGGAACGGCAGCAGTTCTTCAAAGAGCCCGGAAATGCGAGCTGGGAAGCGTTCGCGAAGGGTGACTGGCAGGGGTCGATGCGCCTCATCGAAGCCGGCCGGTCGGACATGATCGACTACTACCGCAAGATTGAGGATCACGGCTTCGTCAATCGGCGGGTGCGTGTGGTCGAGCAGCCCATCATCCCGTATCTGCAGTGGGAACTGCACATCTTGCGGATGCGTGACCAGTACGGCGGGAAGGTGCGGGTCGTGACCGGCGAGCAGGTCGCCGGCTTCGAGTCTGATGCGCCGTTGCCGGAGATCTACACCCACGGGACATCGACGATGTATCAGGCAGTGTACGGCGATGACGGCGTCCTGGACCACGTCCGGCGCTTCGTCGACCATGCCCTTGTGACTCGCTGCCAGCGCTTTATTCAAGATCTGTATGAGGTCGGCCAGCCTTTGGAGCAGTTCTTCGCCGAGCACGTGGCGCCGCTTCCCCCGCCGCGTCAGCCGTAG
- a CDS encoding ATP-binding protein yields MPADPDETRPAASGDTGRARQPRLIPGADVPFAIMPSQLPGDIRGFVNRHTELTNLTEALADNAEEAVATVVTVITGTAGVGKTSLALHWAHRVRDRFPDGQLYVNLRGYDPGSPATPEEVLDRFLRDLGVPVSVIPVGLDDRASLYRSLLADRRMLVILDNAATIGQVRPLLPGTAGSPVLVTSRSRLSGLVTRHGAARVGVDTLHEDDAVALLRSVTARYRVGDQRHELVELARLCARLPLALRIAAERAASRPMMRLSELIADLRDESGLWDALTAEDDDTDAVRTVFAWSYRALPEPAARLFRLLGLHPGTDFSLPAAAAVAGTDTRTVRRDLDVLVGAHLLEQPAPGRYQFHDLLRAYAYDQVRALESADARAEALRRIIGWYLHTADAAQSHIVPFDRYHLARPVPADVHLLTFDSYASALRWYQTEAANLVGATRAAAEAGLHTLAWQLAAVLRALYIHQNAFDDWLTTSRIGAESATRSGDRVGQAEAWESAGKAYFQARRLDEAETSHRTALHIRREIGDRFGEAKSTNALGLIGLRRRWLEDARSFFDQSREIFHDLGERRWEALMQSNLAETLCELQQPRAAADILRETLAVFRDIGDRFGEGNALFLASWAHRGLGDLDGARAAIDQALVIAEEDENQVWQAHWLVELGHVQRAAGQPADALISYQRAASIQRQLGDRSREAFAIEGTGQAYEQLGRIAEATDFYRVAADTHRELGDRWSQARNLDHLANVLAQQDRRAEARTNLEQAVPLLADFDDPEAQALSRRIAQALSDG; encoded by the coding sequence ATGCCGGCCGACCCGGACGAGACGCGTCCGGCGGCGTCCGGCGACACCGGCCGCGCCAGACAGCCCCGTCTGATCCCGGGAGCGGACGTTCCGTTCGCGATCATGCCGTCGCAGCTTCCCGGCGACATTCGCGGTTTCGTCAACCGGCACACCGAGCTGACCAACCTCACCGAAGCCCTGGCCGACAACGCCGAGGAGGCCGTGGCGACGGTTGTTACGGTGATCACCGGTACGGCCGGGGTCGGCAAGACCTCCTTGGCGTTGCATTGGGCGCACCGCGTGCGGGACCGTTTCCCGGACGGGCAGTTGTACGTGAACCTGCGCGGCTACGACCCGGGGTCACCGGCGACGCCTGAGGAGGTGCTCGACCGGTTCCTTCGCGACCTCGGCGTACCGGTCTCGGTCATCCCGGTCGGTTTGGATGATCGCGCGTCGCTGTACCGTTCGCTGCTGGCCGACCGCCGGATGCTGGTGATCCTGGACAACGCCGCGACGATCGGGCAGGTCCGGCCGCTGCTGCCCGGGACCGCCGGTTCACCCGTTCTGGTGACCAGCCGCAGTCGCCTCTCCGGCCTGGTCACCCGGCACGGCGCCGCACGTGTCGGCGTGGACACCCTTCATGAGGACGACGCCGTTGCTTTACTGAGGAGCGTGACGGCACGGTACCGAGTCGGCGATCAACGCCACGAGCTGGTGGAGCTGGCCCGGCTCTGCGCACGACTGCCGCTGGCGTTGCGGATCGCCGCCGAACGCGCCGCCAGCCGGCCCATGATGCGCCTCAGCGAACTCATCGCCGACCTGCGCGATGAGTCGGGGTTGTGGGACGCGCTGACTGCGGAGGACGATGACACCGACGCCGTCCGTACGGTGTTCGCCTGGTCCTACCGGGCGCTGCCGGAGCCCGCGGCGCGCCTGTTCCGTCTCCTCGGCCTGCACCCCGGCACCGACTTCAGCCTGCCCGCCGCGGCGGCCGTGGCCGGCACCGACACCCGGACGGTGCGCCGGGACCTGGACGTGCTGGTCGGCGCACACCTGCTGGAGCAACCCGCTCCCGGCCGGTACCAGTTCCACGACCTACTGCGTGCCTACGCGTACGACCAGGTGCGTGCCCTCGAATCCGCCGACGCCCGCGCCGAGGCACTGCGCCGGATCATCGGCTGGTATCTGCACACGGCCGACGCCGCCCAGTCCCACATCGTTCCCTTCGACCGGTACCACCTGGCGAGGCCCGTCCCCGCGGACGTACACCTGCTCACCTTCGACAGCTACGCGAGCGCCCTGCGTTGGTACCAGACGGAGGCCGCCAACCTTGTTGGTGCGACCCGGGCCGCGGCCGAGGCGGGGCTGCATACGCTCGCCTGGCAGCTCGCGGCCGTGCTCCGCGCCCTCTACATCCATCAGAACGCCTTCGACGACTGGCTGACCACCAGCCGTATCGGCGCCGAGTCCGCCACCCGGTCCGGTGACCGCGTCGGACAGGCCGAGGCGTGGGAGAGCGCCGGCAAGGCATACTTCCAGGCCCGCCGGCTCGACGAGGCGGAGACCAGCCACCGCACCGCCCTGCACATCCGGCGGGAGATCGGCGACCGGTTCGGCGAGGCCAAGTCCACCAACGCACTCGGCCTGATCGGCCTGCGCCGCCGCTGGCTTGAGGACGCGCGGTCGTTCTTCGACCAGAGCCGGGAGATCTTCCATGATCTCGGTGAGCGCCGCTGGGAAGCCCTGATGCAGAGCAACCTCGCCGAGACCCTCTGCGAGTTGCAACAACCACGAGCCGCCGCGGACATCCTCCGCGAGACGCTGGCGGTGTTCCGTGACATCGGTGACCGTTTCGGTGAGGGCAACGCACTCTTCCTCGCCAGCTGGGCACACCGAGGGTTAGGCGATCTTGATGGTGCCCGTGCCGCCATCGATCAGGCGCTCGTCATCGCCGAGGAGGACGAGAACCAGGTGTGGCAGGCGCACTGGCTCGTCGAACTCGGCCACGTCCAGCGCGCCGCCGGGCAACCCGCCGACGCGTTGATCTCCTACCAGCGCGCGGCATCGATCCAACGGCAGCTGGGCGACCGCAGCCGTGAGGCGTTCGCGATCGAGGGCACCGGCCAGGCGTACGAACAGCTGGGCCGCATCGCCGAGGCCACGGACTTCTACCGGGTGGCCGCCGACACCCATCGCGAACTCGGCGACCGCTGGAGCCAGGCACGGAACCTGGACCACCTCGCGAACGTCCTCGCACAGCAGGATCGGCGAGCGGAGGCTAGGACCAACCTCGAACAGGCGGTGCCTCTACTCGCCGACTTTGACGATCCGGAAGCCCAGGCGTTGAGCCGGCGGATCGCCCAGGCGCTCAGCGACGGATAG
- a CDS encoding methionyl-tRNA formyltransferase, protein MRVALATFGPDEFETLHAACVSAGHEPVAYVHCRSMKPRSPTDARAAEVIGRLTEALPAGMDLVLPGTAEGLADALAGYRLDLLVVYGFNWKLPAAVLRTPSAGVINIHSSLLPKYRGPAPVLWAIRNGDAEIGLTVHRMDERFDTGPILAQQGGIPLDDDVTPQRLWQRIRPVLGEVLGTALDLVVRGAPGVAQVDADASHAGFMEPELSVVDRSRTTAQVHNQVRMFRFMGPRHAPVAEVGDRWLKVLQTRLEPAEGIRLECADGPVWIVESAPAQPPAIRR, encoded by the coding sequence ATGCGCGTTGCTCTCGCGACCTTTGGTCCCGATGAGTTCGAGACCCTTCACGCCGCCTGTGTCTCGGCGGGTCACGAACCCGTCGCCTACGTGCACTGCCGATCGATGAAACCGCGGAGCCCCACGGACGCTCGCGCGGCTGAGGTTATCGGCAGGCTGACGGAAGCATTACCGGCGGGTATGGATCTGGTGTTGCCCGGTACCGCTGAGGGCCTGGCGGATGCCCTGGCCGGCTACCGGCTGGACCTACTGGTCGTCTACGGCTTCAACTGGAAGCTGCCCGCTGCGGTGCTACGCACACCCAGCGCGGGTGTCATCAACATCCATTCGTCGTTGTTGCCGAAGTATCGGGGTCCGGCTCCGGTGTTGTGGGCGATCCGCAACGGTGACGCGGAGATCGGGTTGACGGTCCACCGGATGGACGAGCGATTCGACACCGGTCCGATTCTGGCGCAGCAGGGCGGCATCCCGCTGGATGACGACGTCACCCCGCAAAGGCTGTGGCAACGGATCCGCCCGGTTCTCGGCGAGGTGCTGGGCACCGCGTTGGACCTCGTGGTGCGGGGCGCGCCTGGGGTGGCGCAGGTTGATGCGGATGCGTCCCATGCCGGGTTCATGGAGCCCGAACTCTCGGTGGTGGACCGGTCGCGGACCACGGCGCAGGTGCACAACCAGGTGCGAATGTTCCGGTTCATGGGCCCGCGGCACGCTCCGGTTGCCGAGGTCGGCGACCGCTGGTTGAAGGTGTTGCAGACCCGGCTGGAGCCGGCCGAGGGAATCCGGTTGGAGTGCGCGGACGGACCCGTCTGGATCGTCGAGTCGGCGCCAGCGCAGCCGCCGGCTATCCGTCGCTGA
- a CDS encoding tyrosine-type recombinase/integrase — MTSHAAEVEAARLLLTRLGVTPEQLLTSTTPPTAQIPTFTTYIRQVAESVSPGTRRIYSTYWKRIEDVWGDRRLDEPTALEIRQLAERTKAAAVTRSNARGGRSAAEHLISATRCLYRYAVADGIIAEADNPATRVPKPRRLASTRRALPHSGLAEIIEIAGSTGNDPELDSLVLRFHLETACRRGGALALRRTDLDPQQCLVLLREKGGTVRWQPVSPTLMAQLLAHHEQRGGDPKAQLLRYRNGNPITSRRYDHFWSRIGRHLPWVRSQQVSTHWLRYTTLTWVERHFGYAVARAYAGHEGKNDAGVTYTYVRAALEEVARALAALTGEAHPLSTDGRPSGLPPIAAR; from the coding sequence GTGACCAGCCATGCCGCCGAAGTCGAGGCCGCCCGCCTGCTGCTCACGCGCCTCGGCGTCACACCGGAACAGCTACTAACGTCTACGACGCCGCCCACCGCCCAGATACCGACGTTCACCACCTACATTCGCCAGGTCGCCGAGTCGGTCTCGCCCGGGACCCGCCGCATCTACAGCACGTACTGGAAGCGGATCGAAGACGTCTGGGGCGACCGCCGCCTCGACGAACCGACCGCATTGGAGATCCGGCAGCTCGCCGAACGCACGAAAGCCGCAGCGGTCACCCGCAGCAACGCGCGCGGCGGCCGTAGCGCCGCCGAACATCTGATCTCCGCGACCCGCTGCCTCTACCGGTACGCCGTCGCCGACGGCATCATCGCCGAGGCCGATAACCCCGCCACCCGAGTACCCAAGCCGCGCCGGCTCGCCAGCACCCGGCGCGCCCTCCCGCACAGCGGCCTCGCCGAGATCATCGAGATCGCCGGCAGCACCGGCAACGACCCGGAACTCGACTCGCTCGTCCTCCGGTTTCACCTCGAAACCGCCTGCCGACGGGGTGGTGCCCTCGCACTCCGCCGCACCGACCTCGACCCGCAACAGTGCCTGGTCCTCCTCCGGGAGAAGGGCGGAACCGTGCGGTGGCAGCCGGTCTCGCCGACGTTGATGGCCCAACTGCTGGCACATCACGAGCAACGCGGCGGCGATCCGAAGGCGCAGCTTCTGCGCTACCGCAACGGCAACCCCATCACTTCCCGCCGGTACGACCACTTCTGGTCCCGGATCGGCCGGCATCTGCCGTGGGTCCGCAGCCAGCAGGTCAGCACCCACTGGCTGCGCTACACCACGCTGACCTGGGTCGAACGCCACTTCGGCTATGCCGTGGCCCGCGCCTATGCCGGCCACGAGGGCAAGAACGACGCCGGCGTCACCTACACCTACGTCCGCGCGGCCCTCGAAGAGGTTGCCCGAGCCTTGGCAGCTCTCACCGGCGAAGCGCATCCGCTGTCCACCGACGGCCGGCCCAGTGGACTGCCGCCTATTGCCGCTCGCTGA
- a CDS encoding tetratricopeptide repeat protein, giving the protein MLSALVILGFHFGWWRSFTNPEKGIWPWAEAMSWIVGMTTGTLSLIVALRGGSPLAPASAALEPPRDPTLLDRENEYDGLHDALRQDRPPGVMRVVGPAGFGKTKVVDSVLGDLDEAGSSLTVYRHVLTPGIRFDVRTLIGDLEGMDEPVNLYPGETRLARLRLALRNAGLTRIVIVIEGAEYLAVPDGQHHVDLQLDEALEAIYRHGHPHRATVILVSRDVLGSSGPRLWTQEAAISIGKLPRAEFRKFLTDRDPKLGKLPEGRHAVLYDRLNGNPRCGQLMIASVALAAPSRGFEINALADTLVGLDPLTMPRRLAGILVENLDDHSREVIQAVAAFQTTIDADAIAATIAPPVAPPLVTAALQRFEKHELVRRTDEGYYLTFADADWFLPTDPEARSALLHRVEKVLRPRLLMDLRSLDDLRLHFAYVAVLMADRRYPMVYAAMESMTGALKRWNCGHLLLAARKTIQGKIGIPGLEMLNDNELGNAYTSVDDFDRANVAYGRALDRANKLGHPEIRATIRYNFGIYYWLSGRADLAYNYYEEARKEAYQQQIPTVLRAALKELAECHHRWGQYDRAFTRANEALTLAEGEPVGLLLRIARWHVETGNTGAAEALIRRARAAARESEWHLAACHEAEADRLLAIGSFASAGDEAATALEHALQTNNAVLVLQARTTLCWAALYDGKPEEARQHIEDAEPYRAPRSSLVVPALNALLHQKADPAKAAELFRSLSDEARERVRDERDRGARDMLGFAIAALSPQPDAALEHLATPDFGAPVLRARRDFLLRTLAGYAQPPGRVQSLLDALAGGSSTPTD; this is encoded by the coding sequence GTGCTGTCCGCGCTTGTGATTCTCGGCTTCCATTTTGGCTGGTGGAGGTCGTTCACCAATCCGGAGAAGGGTATCTGGCCCTGGGCTGAGGCGATGAGCTGGATCGTCGGCATGACAACCGGCACCCTGTCGCTAATCGTCGCGCTCCGAGGCGGGTCACCTTTGGCACCTGCATCCGCCGCGCTAGAGCCGCCCCGCGACCCTACCCTGCTGGACCGCGAGAACGAGTACGACGGCCTACACGACGCATTGAGGCAGGACCGCCCGCCTGGTGTGATGCGGGTAGTTGGTCCGGCGGGATTCGGCAAGACGAAAGTCGTCGACAGCGTGCTCGGTGATCTGGACGAGGCCGGGTCATCGCTGACCGTGTACCGGCACGTTTTGACTCCCGGGATCCGTTTCGACGTCCGTACCCTCATCGGTGATCTTGAAGGCATGGACGAGCCAGTAAATTTGTATCCCGGCGAGACCCGGCTCGCCCGTCTGCGGCTCGCGCTGCGCAACGCCGGACTAACCCGCATCGTGATCGTCATTGAGGGCGCCGAGTACTTGGCAGTCCCGGACGGGCAGCACCACGTCGACCTCCAGCTAGACGAGGCACTGGAGGCGATTTACCGGCACGGCCACCCGCATCGCGCCACGGTCATCCTGGTCAGCCGGGACGTCCTAGGTTCGTCCGGTCCGCGGCTGTGGACGCAGGAGGCGGCGATTTCGATTGGCAAGCTGCCTCGTGCGGAATTCCGGAAGTTCTTGACGGACCGCGACCCGAAGCTCGGCAAGCTGCCCGAGGGGCGGCATGCGGTCCTTTACGACCGGCTCAATGGCAATCCGCGATGCGGACAGCTTATGATCGCTAGCGTCGCACTCGCCGCCCCCAGCCGCGGGTTCGAGATCAATGCCCTTGCGGATACCCTCGTCGGCCTCGATCCGCTGACCATGCCACGCCGGCTTGCCGGGATCCTGGTCGAGAACCTCGACGACCATTCCCGTGAGGTGATCCAGGCGGTAGCCGCGTTCCAGACGACGATCGACGCCGACGCGATCGCCGCGACCATCGCCCCGCCGGTCGCCCCGCCGCTGGTTACCGCAGCCCTGCAAAGGTTTGAGAAGCACGAGCTCGTTCGCCGGACCGACGAGGGGTACTACCTGACGTTCGCCGACGCCGACTGGTTCCTCCCGACCGACCCGGAGGCACGATCCGCGCTGTTGCACCGAGTCGAGAAGGTGCTGCGGCCGCGGCTACTGATGGATCTGCGCTCGCTCGACGACCTGCGCCTGCATTTCGCGTACGTCGCGGTGCTGATGGCCGACAGGCGCTATCCAATGGTTTACGCCGCGATGGAGTCGATGACCGGCGCCCTCAAGCGGTGGAACTGTGGACACCTACTACTCGCTGCGCGGAAGACGATTCAGGGCAAGATCGGTATACCCGGCCTGGAGATGCTCAACGACAACGAGCTGGGAAACGCGTACACATCGGTCGACGACTTTGATAGGGCGAACGTGGCCTACGGGCGGGCACTAGACAGGGCCAACAAGCTGGGTCATCCGGAGATCCGGGCCACGATTCGCTACAACTTCGGCATCTACTACTGGCTGTCCGGACGCGCTGACCTCGCCTACAACTATTACGAGGAAGCCCGGAAAGAGGCGTACCAGCAGCAGATACCAACGGTTCTACGAGCCGCGCTGAAGGAACTGGCCGAATGCCATCACCGCTGGGGTCAGTACGACCGTGCCTTCACCCGCGCGAACGAAGCGCTCACGCTCGCCGAGGGCGAGCCGGTCGGGCTGCTGCTTCGGATTGCCCGGTGGCACGTCGAGACCGGCAACACTGGGGCGGCGGAAGCCCTGATCCGGCGTGCTCGGGCAGCAGCCCGCGAAAGCGAGTGGCACCTAGCCGCTTGTCACGAGGCCGAGGCGGATCGACTGCTCGCTATCGGGTCCTTCGCATCTGCCGGTGACGAGGCGGCCACAGCGCTGGAACATGCGCTGCAAACCAACAACGCCGTATTGGTCCTCCAGGCTCGCACGACTCTTTGCTGGGCTGCGCTCTACGACGGGAAACCGGAGGAGGCCCGCCAGCACATCGAAGACGCGGAACCGTACCGGGCGCCCCGAAGCTCCCTGGTAGTGCCGGCTTTGAACGCGCTGTTGCACCAGAAGGCCGATCCCGCCAAGGCGGCGGAGCTCTTCCGGAGTCTCTCCGACGAGGCCCGGGAGCGGGTCCGGGACGAGCGCGACCGCGGCGCCCGCGACATGCTCGGGTTCGCGATCGCCGCGCTCTCCCCGCAGCCGGACGCCGCCCTTGAGCATCTCGCCACCCCAGATTTCGGCGCCCCGGTCCTGCGCGCGCGCCGCGATTTCCTCTTGAGAACACTTGCTGGGTACGCCCAACCCCCCGGCCGCGTCCAGTCGTTGCTCGACGCCCTGGCCGGTGGCTCCTCAACGCCCACGGACTGA
- a CDS encoding DNA-binding response regulator, whose amino-acid sequence MLHIAVLDPLPLFGRGATTVLAAAGHEVQVPEDVRSWAESRRPAIVLLTLLAGSDWGLLAPLQDMPEVTVIAVLQNLHPAAIRAVRMGAQSVLPRTATPAVLLRTVEATADGQAVLPAEVLSMLAGAPPSGPATLSEERLSWLRRLAAGSTVAELADTAGYSERAMFRILKQVYRDMGVGNRMQAVLRAQELGWLPGDGRSVRGR is encoded by the coding sequence GTGCTGCATATCGCCGTGCTAGACCCGCTTCCCCTGTTCGGCCGTGGAGCGACGACGGTGTTGGCTGCGGCTGGTCACGAGGTGCAGGTTCCTGAAGACGTGCGTTCCTGGGCGGAATCCCGCCGTCCTGCCATCGTCCTGTTGACGTTGCTCGCCGGCTCCGACTGGGGGCTGCTGGCCCCGCTGCAGGACATGCCAGAGGTCACGGTGATCGCTGTGCTGCAGAACTTGCACCCCGCGGCGATCCGCGCGGTGCGGATGGGCGCGCAGTCGGTTCTGCCGCGTACGGCTACTCCTGCAGTCCTTTTGCGAACAGTGGAGGCCACCGCAGATGGGCAGGCCGTCCTACCCGCCGAGGTGCTGTCCATGCTGGCTGGCGCACCACCATCCGGACCGGCGACCTTGTCGGAGGAGCGGCTGTCATGGCTGCGTCGACTGGCAGCAGGGTCGACCGTGGCGGAACTGGCGGACACCGCCGGCTACTCGGAGCGAGCGATGTTCCGGATCCTTAAGCAGGTCTACCGGGACATGGGTGTAGGTAACCGGATGCAGGCGGTGCTGCGGGCGCAGGAACTCGGCTGGCTGCCGGGGGACGGGCGTTCAGTCCGTGGGCGTTGA